The following are from one region of the Oscillatoria salina IIICB1 genome:
- a CDS encoding MFS transporter: MITSKSLKKLGLLGSLYVSQYIPIIFFLEALPVFMRQQGMSLEGIGMLSLLALPLTVNFLWSPLIDRYGFTRWGHYRFWIICLQLIVVGASAACAWLSIEEHFTIILISIFLLCCLCSTQDIATDALAVGLLSPDERGLGNGVQRGGAYLGSVIGGGGMLLLLSQFGWTATLLAIATIMLVALIPIFQHHETLPRQRNQHSHSQNLSQSYQIPQRGSDSQFSAQAVDSRNLFSLIISYLKIFTSFFSRPGIGHWLIILVLYTVGSFMASTMFRPMLVDIGLSLAEIGFLLGIVSYTAAIFGAVTAGLLIAPLGRKRSLLLFGLLETFATVTYILAAFGVTNRVFLYFAAILVHFTGSMASTTMLTVMMDKSQLDRAGTDFTIQNSFVYLGGIGAAALSGVITEAIDYQGTFALGIVISLISLILIAKSFSQINREILNLET; encoded by the coding sequence GTGATTACCAGCAAAAGCCTGAAAAAACTTGGATTACTAGGTAGTTTGTACGTCTCTCAGTACATTCCGATTATCTTTTTCCTCGAAGCCTTACCAGTGTTTATGCGTCAGCAAGGAATGTCTTTAGAAGGGATTGGAATGCTTTCCCTGCTTGCACTTCCACTGACGGTGAACTTTCTTTGGTCGCCTTTAATTGACCGTTATGGCTTTACTCGTTGGGGACATTATCGCTTCTGGATTATTTGCTTGCAACTGATTGTAGTTGGTGCTAGTGCTGCTTGTGCGTGGCTAAGTATCGAAGAGCATTTTACGATTATACTGATTAGTATTTTCTTGCTGTGTTGCTTGTGTTCGACGCAAGATATAGCTACAGATGCTTTAGCGGTAGGACTTTTGTCACCTGATGAGCGAGGTTTAGGAAACGGTGTCCAAAGAGGAGGGGCGTATCTCGGTTCGGTGATTGGTGGCGGTGGGATGTTATTGTTACTAAGTCAGTTTGGATGGACTGCTACGTTACTAGCGATCGCCACAATTATGTTAGTGGCTTTGATTCCTATTTTCCAGCATCACGAGACGTTACCCAGACAAAGAAATCAGCATTCACACTCTCAAAATCTTTCCCAATCTTATCAAATTCCTCAAAGAGGCTCAGATTCTCAATTTTCGGCGCAAGCTGTTGACTCTCGCAATCTCTTTTCGCTGATTATTTCCTATCTCAAAATCTTTACTAGCTTTTTCTCGCGTCCCGGTATCGGACACTGGTTGATAATTTTGGTACTCTACACCGTCGGTTCTTTCATGGCAAGTACGATGTTTCGTCCGATGTTGGTGGATATTGGCTTATCTTTAGCAGAAATCGGTTTTTTGCTAGGAATTGTGAGTTATACGGCGGCAATTTTCGGTGCAGTGACGGCTGGTTTATTGATTGCACCTTTGGGAAGAAAGCGATCGCTGCTTTTGTTTGGTTTACTCGAAACCTTCGCTACCGTAACTTATATTCTCGCAGCTTTTGGAGTCACAAATCGTGTCTTTCTTTATTTTGCCGCAATCTTGGTTCATTTTACTGGCAGTATGGCAAGCACAACAATGTTGACAGTAATGATGGATAAAAGTCAATTAGATCGGGCTGGGACTGATTTTACCATCCAAAATTCCTTTGTTTATCTGGGCGGGATCGGTGCTGCGGCGCTTAGTGGTGTAATTACTGAAGCTATCGACTATCAAGGAACATTTGCGCTGGGAATCGTTATTTCGCTGATTAGTTTGATTCTGATTGCCAAAAGCTTTTCCCAGATAAATCGCGAGATCCTCAATCTCGAAACTTAG